The Musa acuminata AAA Group cultivar baxijiao chromosome BXJ3-6, Cavendish_Baxijiao_AAA, whole genome shotgun sequence region ATTGTCAAAGAATTAAGAGTTAAAATcatgttttgatgaaaaataaataatttgcaTTTGTATCCCGCAATCAAATATCAACAATTGTATTTATACTATCAACAAGCCAAAAGTTCAATCACTAATGCTTaggtcatatcatcacttgataaTACAAGTTAATAACTCAGGTACATCCTTCACCAGTTTGTCAAAACTCGCTTAAAAAACAATTATTTTAGAAATGAGTTCAGCACAAAAAGACCAGAATGTTCAATATACAATCCAAATAACAAAATATGAGACAGATATTATCATAGTGATCTCCATCAACCATGAAGCATTCACATGCACAAGGAGAGAGACAGACACTCATACTAAACATCAAATAATTAAGTAgctaaccaaaaaacacatttaGCTAGTGAAGAGTCATTCACCATACCATCCAGATCCAGAACAAGGGTTGTTGATGGGCAGCTCCGTGTCTGTTTGGGAAGGAGCATGGGTCGAAATCTTGGAACCACCGCTGACAAATCAGGTAAATCCTTTATGAACAAGTATGGATCAAAATCATCAAACTCATCACTTTCATCAGGCTCAACACAACCATCCGTCGAAATTGTATCTTGACTGTGCTCATCAACACATTCTAGTTTAGAGTTCTGCATTGCAAGATATATAGCTGAAACTTCAGAAGAAAGGTTTCCCAAATCACTATACTCATCATCAGATTGTGTCTTTGCATGATGTCGTCCCATATCATGAGGATGGCTATGCGTGTTCTGAATATCTGAAGCTTCAAAAGATGCTGAGTTAACATTGTTTTCACAAGCAACTGCAGTGCTGCTCTTCATAGATATCTCTTGAGTTTGTAATGTCTCAGAACAACTAAAAGAACTAGCTTTTAATTCCTGAATTTCTGAATCATGATGATTTACTTTGTCTTTGATCTTTGATAACTCTGTGAAACCAATTGCAAAAATGAAAAAGTCAAcaaaaatcaatgacaatgcatggGAGTTGGTACCAAGATAGACTAGAGTGAAGATAAAGATGCTCAGAGAAGCAGCAAACCAACTCAAGtaactggaaaaaaaaaaaattcaagatggTCATTGTAAAAAAGCAAGCAGGGAAAGAGGGAACAAACAAAATAAGAACAGATCATCAGGCAAAAAGGTTGTGGATCTACATAACTAGATTCCGtaaagaaaatataacaaaaaaaggcaaaaaaagaagaaaaaaaaaagaaaaatcaagtaaaaaaGCCAAAAAATAAATCTACAGACCAAGAGCCATGAGCAGTTCTGGAAACCAGGATAGACAACTTCAAAATTGAAAATTTTATCAATGAGAACTCTCAAGTTCAACCATTCCCCAATAACAAAGCTAGTCTAAAAATCAAAGAAATTACAGGTTTAATCTTGCGGCCCTTAAGAAGGAAATAATATGAAGATGATGAAAAAGAGTCACATTTCAATCACCACTAAATACGACAATTTAGATTTTAAATTTAAAGGTAAGTATTATAACTTCTGGTTCATCAAAGAAACTTCCCATACAAGATAAACAACTGCATAAAAATAGCTAAATTAAGATAACTGCAGAATTAAAACTTGCCAAAAATGTTAAAAGATATGAAGTCGATTAGGGGAAAATGAAGCTTGCAGAGGCTATTATGCAACAACAATGAATTCAAATATAGTCCTCATTTACATGAATCCCCTCCTTCCATTCAGCCTATTAAAAGCAAAGTCCTTGTATATAAGGCTGACAACCCTTCTCTAGTCTTCATCTGTTTAACAGCACTAGCATTTTGAACTTAACATGGTTTACTGACAGACTCAATGAACATTTTTGGACATGTTTATACCAACCTCAACCATCTTCTCTCAAATTATCAAGAGGTTTGAACAACTGTTGGTAAAAGCAAAGTTAAAGGCTATTAACTAAAACAGCATTCAAAAGATGGAGGAGAAAAAAAACCAAAATCCAAAATACCATTTGTACCGTGGAGAAGCTTGTTTATTAATTAAGAGCTAAGACTATAATCGATTTAGGCATTAAAGTGGATAAGATTATCCTACTGCAGTGAATCTCGACAAAATACAAATACAAATGGTATACATCATTCAGTTATACATGTCATACCCTGAACTATCCCCTGCAGGGCCAAGACCCAGCGAGTTGAATAATATCATATAGCAAAAAATATGATAAAGTCTCAGTTTCACAGTCATAGTCGTAGGGGTTTGTCTTTTCTTAGCTCAacttccctcttcttcctttcctctcttcttttttcttattttaaggcTCTCAGAGAGCCCAGAATTCATCCAAATCAACCAACTCCCGATGAGTTTTATTAACCATAGCTATTCCAACCAATTTCTGCCTATAAGGTCAAGAAATCAGCTAAAACAATACATGTCTTACATAACACCAATACAGATAGAGCATCTCATTTCGAAACCGACTGATATTGAAATATGTTTACAAGTTCCATTATGGACAGATGAATTCATGAGGCTCCAAATAATGGATGTATAGGGGAAGTCAAATCTATGCAGCCTAGTTTTGCACATaaaataggtattcccatgacctGAAATTTTGACACCTGGGTTTGAAGACAGCAACCTTGTCATACCTCCAAGGCATGCCCTCAGTCAAAGAACACAACAACCAAAGTTAAATAAGCATAAATATAGATGGAAAACGGCATTTGCATAAAGGTAAAACCTTTTAACCTATCAAAATAACAAAATGAAGTACCTTTCTCAAGAATGCTACCAGAGGTGTCCTTTGGGTGATGAAAGACAGGAGAAAAGATGGTTTCCGACATACAATTTGCAGTGGTAACATCAGATAGCTCCTGTTGCATCCATGCAAAAGTCAATGTTAAGAGTTACATGGAATTGTTAACATGCAAATGCAAAACATCTCTGATTTCAACTTTGAAGAACAAAGAGATGATCGTTATACAGGATGGCCAACAAAAGAAAAGCAGGACTGCTTTTGGGCAAGCACATGGACCTCATTTCCAACTAGATCAACTGCTCCATGACCCAGGCCTGTTTATGTTGAACCACAAGAAATCCCAAAACAAGGTATTAAATGTTGTGCAGACCAGTACTTACCCAGCAATATTTACCAGTCCAAGAGTGAACTGTTCATGATCAGTTCATTGGTTACCAAGCAATAACCCTCTTAAACCAAGCCAGTAAGCCTAATTCCTATTTTTATTTAGGGTTTTAGCAACCCACATCCCCATATACCCTTCTCTTGATCTTTGTCAACCATTCCCTCGCATGCCCACCCATAGCACTACCCACCGCCAAgtactcctcttcctccacctacTTCTTCTGCCCCTCCTCTTACTCTTCATCTTCTCCTTCTACTTGTCTTCTTCCCCCTTCTGGTATTACGGTATGTACCAAGCATATTGTGTTTGTCTTGGACACATTATGGTCCAGCCAGAGAGTTGCTTGGGTCTAGTACCCAAGATTATAAACAATTCCTAAAAGAATTATCAACATATAGGAAACTTTTTATAAATATGGAAATAAATGGATAATATGTTATGAAAACAATTGCACATTATTTTAAATCCTTTTTTACCATGTTATGGTTCTGCAATTGACAGAAATTACTCCAAGTTCATTCGGATAGTATGACTAATTTGATGAATGCTCAAAATCTAATGTTGAAACCTAAAGATTAAATATTTTGTATAGGTCAAACATCCTTCTGGAGGGCAATCACCCGCAACACCTGTACCAACATTAATATGCATGGAAGATGATTGTGTAGAAACAAGTTATATCTCAAGAAGTGTAAAAGAAACTCAAAAGATCCACAGATATATCAAAAGCCAATTTGGAAAATAACTTGTCTAACATCCTAAATAGGTTCCTGATCACCAACTTTAAGGGAAGAGTACATGAAAGAAGACCATCATGAACAAAGCTCTTTCTTACACTAACAAGAAAAACATCAGTACTCATATATCAAACCTCTTTCATGAAGATTTTTACAGACTAAAAACATTATTTCATTCTCCATCTTTCAACATTTAAAAGATGTGCCTCA contains the following coding sequences:
- the LOC103971096 gene encoding uncharacterized protein LOC103971096 isoform X2; translated protein: MTRLLSSNPGVKISELSKIKDKVNHHDSEIQELKASSFSCSETLQTQEISMKSSTAVACENNVNSASFEASDIQNTHSHPHDMGRHHAKTQSDDEYSDLGNLSSEVSAIYLAMQNSKLECVDEHSQDTISTDGCVEPDESDEFDDFDPYLFIKDLPDLSAVVPRFRPMLLPKQTRSCPSTTLVLDLDETLVHSTLEPCEDADFTFPVNFNFKEHTIYVRCRPYLKDFLEKVASLFETIIFTASQSIYAEQLLNVLDPKRKLFRHRVYRESCVFVDGNYLKDLSVLGRDLAHVIIVDNSPQAFGFQLDNGIPIESWFDNRNDHELLSLLPFLESLAGTDDVRPLIAKKFNLREKVAAAAASYLALDFRR